One Candidatus Cloacimonadota bacterium genomic window, GAAAGTTTTGTTTCAACGATCAATTTTGCTTCCTCATTTTCAATCAGGCAAAAATCGATTTCACGACCTTCTTTTGTCCGCAAATAATGTAATCGAGTTAATAAACCTTTTGTATTCTGTCTATAGGACCAATGTTTAAGTAATGATACAGCCATGAAATTTTCAAATTTCACACCTTCGTCTCCCCGCACAAGTCCTGTATCGAAAAAATACAGTTTTGGTTCTTTCTGCAGGGAACGGGCAATATTTCGAGCAAAAGGAGTTATCCTGAAAACGATGTACAAGGCTTCCAAGATCCTGATATATTTTTTTACTGAATTGGGAGAAACTCCAATATCTTCGGACAAGCTTCTGTAAGAGATTGGACTTCCGACTCTTGATCGTAGCATTTCAAAAAGTAGTTGAATTGCTCGCATATCCTGAATTCTTTCAAAATCGAGAATGTCGTACCTGATCAGGCTTTCGGTATACTGAATTCTCCATCGATTTGCATCATCTGAAGTTTCTGCTAATAATGGTTCAGGAAATCCTCCCCGTTCGATCAAGTGATCAAGTGTAAAATTCTTACTTTTGGAAGATTCTTTATACGAGAACGGCAAAAGATGATGAAGGAAATATCGTCCGGCTAAAGAATCTCCACTCTGACGGTGAATGTCCATGCGAGCACTTCCAGTGACAAGAATCTGGAAATTCTCTGATTTCGTGTCATAAACACCTTTCAAGAAGTTTTTCCATTTTTTCATTTTGTGAATCTCGTCCAAAATAAGCAGATCAACGGTAGGTAACCAGTTTTCATTATGGATTATTTTCCGATCTTCCAAATGGTCGTAATTTAAGTAAAGAGGATTGGAGAAGTCTTTGGCGATTTCGTTTGCTAACCAGGTTTTCCCGACCTGTCGCGGTCCGACAATAAAAACCATTTTTTTTGAAAGGTCTTTTTTAATGATAGATTTCTGTATTCTTTTCATACGACCAAAATGAAAAGGTTTGCTTAATAGTCAAGACTTTTCTGCATTTGCTTGCATTTTGGTCGGATTAAAATATTTCTATACCAGCATCCCATCCAAAC contains:
- a CDS encoding ATP-binding protein translates to MKRIQKSIIKKDLSKKMVFIVGPRQVGKTWLANEIAKDFSNPLYLNYDHLEDRKIIHNENWLPTVDLLILDEIHKMKKWKNFLKGVYDTKSENFQILVTGSARMDIHRQSGDSLAGRYFLHHLLPFSYKESSKSKNFTLDHLIERGGFPEPLLAETSDDANRWRIQYTESLIRYDILDFERIQDMRAIQLLFEMLRSRVGSPISYRSLSEDIGVSPNSVKKYIRILEALYIVFRITPFARNIARSLQKEPKLYFFDTGLVRGDEGVKFENFMAVSLLKHWSYRQNTKGLLTRLHYLRTKEGREIDFCLIENEEAKLIVETKLSASNVSRHLHYFNEHFKIPGVQVVRYLRKEKMSGEIPIRKAENFLLELTI